The genomic stretch CACAATGAAGGTGTTCATGTATTCTGCTGGGAATGTCAGTGTTCTCTTCTGCTGGACATTTTTGGGTGTCTTTGCCAATCTACCAATGAATTCTATTTCGACAATACCAAAATATTACCAACGACCCACTGCTGAGACACCACCTGACCTCACGGACATAGAATCAGATTTTGCCTTTCTGCGGTCCAGACCTCATTCTCTCTCGTCCTTGCTGCCGGTTCGCCCTTACTCGTTGTCCATAAACGAAGAGGACTACCATTACTCGCCAAAACCAAAGGATCTGCGCCCTGCCCGGCTCCTCCGGGTGTTGGGCTCATCTTTCGACCCTTTCTGGATGTCAATCGACCGCCCCGCTGAGGCTATCTGGTCATCTGGCAGTGAGACCGAGCGAGCGGCGTTCCAAGACAGAGTTGTGTTACCTGGTTCACTGAGCAGCAGTTTCAATTTCACTGCATCTCCAGAACTATCCGAGGGCGCAGCTCGTTATCAACGAAAATTGGAAAAAGAAGCAGAAGACCTGGATTTAAGCCATTTCCCACCCGAATCCACTAGTTTTATTCGCGCGTGGCTGGTCCGCTCGGCCACATGTGAGCTCCGCTACCAATGGGTCAATTTGGGCTCCATCTTTTGGCCGCGCTGGTTACGTCACACTGACTGCGATGAAACCGGCAGTTCACGAAGCTGTTCCTTTCCCAGTGGAATGTCCTGTCGACGGGCACAAATAACACACATTAAAATCTTGGCCTGGCATTGTTGGGGTGGGGAGGACGGAGGGGGGAAGATATTTGGCACAGGGAGAGGGCTGGCTGGACCAAGTATAGGTGTATCGGGCAAGAGGTGTACATGGAGACAAGTACCTTACCCCGTGGTCACTGCTTGCAAATGCTCTTGTAAATAGAATCGTGGTCTGCGACGGTGTCCGACACAAGGGCGCAGCAGACTCCAAAAAGGGAATGCTTTTTTAAACCCAGCAACAATGTCTGACATGTACCGAACTGTCTGATTGTAGCCTGTTACTTTTATGTGTGTTCTAGCCTTacaaattaaagaaaataaaactcttAAAAATGCAATCAGTTatatggaataaaaataaagaatcaTGACAAACATTACTGAATTGATTTAGTAATctaaatgcatgcatgtttttgcaGTAATAAACCTACTAAAAGCTTCCGTTCATcttaatagaaatatttttgtaatttattttatgactGGCagactattcttttttttttaaataaataaaattcaaaagCTTTTTGTGTTTCACCTCCTATTTGTGCAGTATTATTTGCGCAATTTGTAATGCATGTAAAAGTGATCACAGTAACCATGTTCTCTTCATGCAGTATCTGTCTGTAAGCTACATATGTACCATATTTGCATGTATATCTTGTTTTGCTAATCAATATAACCAACAAAGTGAAATGCAAATACTTCAAAGTAGAATCTCTGATATACTTtgctttatttaatttcatttttggggcGGCGTGTTGTCTGATCTAACAGAAACATGATATTTTATATAATCAAGTCATGGTGGTCTAATACAAAAGACATGTTTCCAGCCTCCCATGTGTTTCGATCTATTGTTTACTTCAAGccagcacactgtcaccagaTTTCTGCAGTCTTCACCCTggcttgtctctctctctcttcctaccACCATTTCAATAAAACAGGGCACTGCAACCCAAGCTCTGGAGTGCCACAGGATCTGCAGGTTGTTGTTCCTCAACTGAGGCAATTAAATAGTTAACTCAGctcacctgttttttttttttaatctgaaatcACTGTACTGATTTTActgattaaagaaaaataaacaaaccatgTAGCTCTACAGGGCCTCGGCTGCAGACCCCAGTAATAGACGATTCTGGAGCCTGAGATAGCCTTATTTTCCGCTGGGCCCTTCAAGGTGTCATAGAGCTCTTATGCCATTGTGCTGACCTATGCTGTTTTTACATTCCCTCGCCCCGTCTAATGAATTCTTTCTGTTCTTGGAAAGACTTTGTTTTTGACCTTGTGTCTTTGACCAGTGGTCCTCTCCGTCTCTTCACTGAGATACACACTGTTGTTTTGTCTATGccactctccctctgtgtggTGTTGATGTACATCATTCTTTACATAATTATTAGTAACACACTATGTTATTATGCATGTATTTCTGCTGTGTCTTCTTCTTACAGTTTTGTCTGGTCCTTGTAGCTCTGTTAAGCCAGGTCGCCAGCATTAATGTATCCAGGTCATGTTTGTTAAGCAGCACACCATCAGCGCCACATGGATATTGATTGTGCTTGAAGGACTAGTGAAAGGTGCCTATTCCAGGTCTCCACTGTGTAATGTCTGGTGAGCATTTGATTcaaaaatgtatacacacaaaaaaggaaacTAAGTAATTTGAGGTTTATATTGCGCAAATAGGCAGTTTAAACCTGAGCAACTTAACATGAGAAAATCTAGTGTATgtctttaatgttttattttgtatttattctttatttatccAGTTAAGTCTTGCTGAGataaaaatttgtttttttgaagcCAGGAGGTTGCAGCGCAATGTATATATCTATAGATGACCAAACATTACTATGACAGTATACAAAAACAAGTGTTTAGTTGGGGAAATACTGATGCAATGAACACATGAAATCTTCATCCTCACTGTCAGGACGACCTCAACCCCCTCAAAGACCGGCAGTCAGTCAGTGGAGTGCTCAATGAGATACCATGTGTGGGTCCAGGGAAATACATGTCTCTGGGCTCAATCCAAATCTCTGAGTGAAATGTATATTAAGCCTAGTCTGTTAGTCTGTCTCAGTTCTTATTCTCTCAATGAATGCGATGTTAACTTCATTTCAATCAacctaaaatgtattattcttgTGGGATTCATAGATGTATAGCATATGTTAACTGTTAACTAGGGCCGATTTGCAATTAAACAACTGATAAATATGATGCCAATTCTCTGACATGACAACAATGAGTTACAAGAAAAAGACATCTAATAAGTAACATAAGAGCGATAGTCAAAATAACAATGATCAAGGTCTACCAAACTTGTTCTGTAGAGCTGGCAAATCTTTTAAAGTGAACAGTTTTCCCATTTTATGCATGCTTGTGTACATGTTCAATATGTGCTTAATGTACTTAAATCTTAAATAACATTGCGTATCTTTATCAAAAACAATCTTGACAAAATGGAGTGAACAGAAGTTGTTAAAGCTGTTACACTGACTAACCACCAGGTGGCGATATAAGCACAAAACCAGTTCTCTGGGCAAATTCATTTCTGTACCACCCTCTTCCCATTTTTaccgttaaaaaaaagaaatggctgAAAATAAGCTCTTGTATGTGTTGCCCCTTAAACATATTTTACCCAGGCTTGTTACCATTTGCTTTGACTTCATCTTTGTCGATAAATGGCTTACTTTTAGTACCCGTGGTTCACCCTACTGACGACTCCGCTGGCTGCAGTATGAAATCAATCCAAAGATTCGAGCCAAACAGTGAAACAAGCCCTGAAAATACACGCAGGTCTCTCATGTCCTGTAAACAGTTATCAGTACTGTGAGTTCCTCCCTTTGAACTCATTTGTcagttaaaataacaaaaacaagttAAGCTCTTTATGGTGACCCAACTACCAATTGCCTTATTTTTTATGGAATAGGTTGAAGTCCACCTTACAAACAAATGGACcatatataatgtaatataacgcTTCACCTTGGGCCACAATACCAGTTTTGAGCCTTTCATCTGTATAATTTCCATACATGCTGTTAATGGAGACATGTTGTATTGCAGGCAAACTGCCTTTGCGATGGGCCTTAGCCATGATTAAGTCCTGAACCTCACACCCTGCCTGTGAAGGCAAGAACCTAGAAACTAGAGTTAATACACAAACTTGCAGGGGTAAAAAGCCAAATGGCTGTTTTTATAAGAAAATTTGCTTCAAGTTAACAACTCTGTTCTCTTGTGTTAAACCATCTGCACAGTGTTAGGATCCACCCTGGGCCCTcaagcaaggctcttaaccccacattgctccaggggggattgtcccctgcttagtctaatcaactttaaatcactttggataaaagtgtcagctaaaaatatattattgttattatcccCCAAGTCTGCTTGGACACTGACCTGCTGAGTTGCTGGAAACATGGAGCTTGTTATGTAACTGTCAATGTTTCTCTCCATTGTGCTGCACTGCATGGGGGCTACCTGATCCCCTAATGTGTAAACCAGCCTTTAAATGTAGCTAACAATACATACACTACACAGttcaatttcaataaaaaatatttaattagaaaTTGTTAATGCATGCACTGCAtccagtcaaacaaacacaacattcagcagaaaagaaaataacattgcaTAATATTCGATGAGATTATACTTCCCtatgtacattttgaaaatactttcattgcatttttatttcaggCCTTAATAAAAGGTGTGAATCAAAATAACTCATTCATGTTTAAccagataaaataattaaaacacaaaatgtttcaTACAGTGTACTGAATTGGCAAAATTGGATTCCTATTATGGATATATAGATACAGTATAGAAGAGAATTGCACATTGTTCAAAAATGACAGTTTAAATTGCCGTTATTTATGTAGTGGAGCTACATGTAAAAAAGTGCTTGCTGGGTTATCAGTAAAAACTTTATAATCCCAATAAATAAGGGGTGTCCTATGCAAAGAATACAGCATTAATGCCCCTCAAAATATAGACCTTGCATATAACGCAGGGTACCACGTTTCCATTACCATTTCATCATTTACACATAATACCGTTTTAACTGGTAGACAGACAATTcccaaaaaacatttcaaaatgtgtacATTCCCACTCCGACTGTTGCCAAGGCAACGCACACTCCCAGGAGGAGGCGCAGAAGAGGTgaggcagagagcagagagacggGCAGTGTCTTGGCCAGCGCAGCGTCCCCTGGAAAGAGAGAGGCACAATATCAGGACATGCCTTAAGCTAATCATTCACACAGTAAGGATTTGGCacactgtgtcctgtgtgctTGAATGAACAGCACAGTaagtgtgtgcgcgtatgtgtatttgtgtatccgtgtgtgtgtgcacgcgcttttgtgtatgtgtgtatccgtgcctgtgtgcacatgtagagaacagtaagtgtgtgtgtgcgcgtttgtgtatgtgtgtatccgTGCGTGTGCACATTTACAgcacagtaagtgtgtgtgtgcgcgtatttgtgtatgtgtgtaccattgcgtgtgtgtacatgtacagcaCAGAATGTGCAGTAAGTGTTCTATTTTTGTCATCTGGTCACCCAGCAGGGAGATAAGGACAGACTCATAAGCATTTCACAACAGTGGCCTGGTTGGTCTTACCGTGAGAGATGTAGCCGTTGTGTGTTgcttgtctgtgttgtgtgttagcgTCCTCTGTGACAATCAAAATACTCTGTATGTCATCAAAAACctgcatcatttaaaaaatagagaaaaaaatTGTTACATCAACAATGTTCATATGTATTCATGCCGCTTCATATAACTGGCCTCAACACATAAAGCTTTAATAAATAGTTGGTGACATGGAATCAATcaacactttatttatatagcacttttcatttaaaaaaagtgtaaaacaGTAAACCTGGTGTTGTCTTTGGAAGGTGGTCTGTATATGATATGCTTTATCATTTTAATATCTGTAGAACCTGCTCTCATTCTGTAGCCCTCTTTCGTTACTCTCCCTCCATGTCAACATGAAGACTCAACCTCACTGTTCTCCGTTCAGTCACTTTGCTCCTCTCCAAAGCCCTCATGTAGTGGGACTCACCTCGATGTTGCACTCAAAGGCGATGACGGCCTCCTTCagcactccctccctctcctcctcgttCAGCTCGATGCTGTTCATTCTGCTCCTGTACAGCTGCTTGAAGAGGTTGGGGCTGGTCACTCCGGGGAACGAGAAGAATGACAGACCCTCCCCACTGCGCAGCCCCAGGGACTTCTGGGTAATGCGTCCCAGGATCTGCCCACCTGACAGGTCACCCAGGTAACGGGTGTAAGCGTGGGCCACCAGGAAATGGGGATTTTCTTTGCCAAcctgagaaacagagaaagggaGGTTTAATTACAATACTGAGTCTTGACAGCCACTGTAGATTGAGTAA from Conger conger chromosome 2, fConCon1.1, whole genome shotgun sequence encodes the following:
- the LOC133121291 gene encoding noggin-2-like, which encodes MNNRPHSLSSLLPVRPYSLSINEEDYHYSPKPKDLRPARLLRVLGSSFDPFWMSIDRPAEAIWSSGSETERAAFQDRVVLPGSLKLSEGAARYQRKLEKEAEDLDLSHFPPESTSFIRAWLVRSATCELRYQWVNLGSIFWPRWLRHTDCDETGSSRSCSFPSGMSCRRAQITHIKILAWHCWGGEDGGGKIFGTGRGLAGPSIGVSGKRCTWRQVPYPVVTACKCSCK